A single region of the Gemella sp. zg-570 genome encodes:
- a CDS encoding DUF1307 domain-containing protein, which translates to MNPLAEQYKGISGITHKIEYLDDVIIENLEVDYAKIDVAKSIQGLIIDGNTKNIILAKS; encoded by the coding sequence ATAAATCCTCTAGCAGAACAATATAAGGGAATTTCTGGAATAACTCATAAAATAGAATATCTTGATGATGTAATCATAGAAAATTTAGAAGTAGACTATGCAAAAATAGATGTAGCTAAATCAATACAAGGACTAATTATTGACGGAAATACTAAAAATATAATTTTAGCTAAGAGTTAA
- a CDS encoding 5-methyltetrahydropteroyltriglutamate--homocysteine S-methyltransferase — protein sequence MTEIKKCNCNCSGHNAPFRADHVGSYLRPKELVEAREKFSQNLITREELTQVENKAIKELIAKQKEVGLKGITDGEFRRAYWHLDFFWGLNGVEHTQAKIGYQFHDETTKPDSAGLTGKISGENHPFINHFKFVRDEVGKDATPRQTIPAPAQFFRELIRDAENTANTFNVYPDKEELFRDIIKAYKTVIFDLYEAGCRNLQFDDCTWGALSDDNLLGKVANANCQSIEEVRKDLSADFIKLNNGVLEGLPEDLVVNTHVCRGNFHSSWFCQGSYDKVADTLFAKENVNAYYLEFDTDRAGGFEPLAKVTPGKKVVLGLLTSKSATLENKEEVIARIKEAAKYVPLENLYLSTQCGFASTEEGNILTEEDQWKKIKLIQEIVAEVWGE from the coding sequence ATGACAGAAATAAAAAAATGTAATTGTAATTGTAGCGGACATAACGCACCATTTAGAGCTGACCATGTTGGTTCCTATTTAAGACCAAAAGAATTGGTAGAAGCTAGAGAAAAATTTTCTCAAAATTTAATCACAAGAGAAGAATTAACACAAGTAGAAAACAAGGCAATTAAAGAATTGATAGCCAAACAAAAAGAAGTAGGACTAAAAGGAATTACAGACGGAGAATTTCGTCGTGCTTATTGGCACCTAGATTTCTTTTGGGGATTAAATGGAGTAGAACACACGCAAGCTAAAATAGGTTATCAATTTCATGATGAAACAACAAAACCAGATTCAGCTGGCTTGACAGGAAAAATTTCTGGAGAAAATCACCCCTTTATAAATCATTTTAAATTTGTTAGAGATGAAGTTGGTAAAGACGCAACACCACGTCAAACTATTCCAGCACCTGCACAATTTTTTAGAGAACTTATAAGAGATGCAGAAAATACAGCAAATACTTTTAATGTTTATCCAGATAAAGAAGAACTTTTCAGAGATATTATAAAAGCATATAAGACGGTTATATTTGATTTATATGAAGCTGGTTGCCGTAATTTACAATTTGATGATTGTACTTGGGGAGCTTTGTCAGATGATAACTTGCTGGGAAAAGTAGCAAACGCTAATTGTCAAAGTATAGAGGAAGTTAGAAAAGATTTATCCGCTGATTTTATAAAATTAAATAATGGAGTTTTAGAAGGCTTGCCAGAAGACTTGGTAGTAAATACACACGTCTGTCGTGGTAACTTCCATTCTTCTTGGTTCTGTCAAGGTTCCTATGACAAGGTAGCAGACACACTATTTGCTAAAGAAAATGTAAATGCTTATTACCTAGAATTTGATACAGATAGAGCTGGTGGATTTGAACCTTTAGCAAAAGTTACACCAGGTAAAAAAGTTGTATTAGGACTTTTAACATCTAAATCTGCTACATTAGAAAATAAAGAAGAAGTAATAGCAAGAATAAAAGAAGCAGCCAAATACGTTCCACTTGAAAACTTATATTTAAGCACACAATGCGGTTTTGCTTCTACTGAAGAAGGAAATATTTTAACTGAAGAAGACCAATGGAAAAAAATTAAACTTATCCAAGAAATAGTTGCAGAAGTTTGGGGAGAATAA
- a CDS encoding cyclase family protein: protein MADLLNIYKILKSRKWVNLSHQIDENSPHFPALPVLEKVDLFTLEDGFHVQKFSVVGQYGTHIDAPIHFVKGGRYLDEIALKDLLLPLYVIDKSKEVAENNDYEIRKQDILDFELEYGKILPGSFVAFRSDWSKRWPSQDKIRNLDDKGVQRTPGWSREALEFLIHERQVKAVGHETLDTDAGLTVAKKGFLYEEYYLLEQNIYQVEVLNNLDKLPAVGALISIAYPNWKEATGSPVRVIAILPEEE, encoded by the coding sequence ATGGCAGATTTACTTAATATATACAAAATTTTAAAATCAAGAAAGTGGGTTAATCTTTCTCATCAAATAGATGAAAATTCCCCACACTTTCCAGCTCTACCCGTTTTGGAAAAAGTAGACTTGTTCACTTTAGAAGATGGCTTTCACGTGCAAAAATTTTCTGTGGTTGGGCAGTACGGTACGCACATAGATGCTCCTATTCACTTTGTCAAAGGTGGAAGATATTTAGATGAAATAGCTTTAAAAGATTTATTGTTACCCCTATATGTAATTGATAAGTCAAAAGAAGTTGCTGAAAATAATGATTATGAAATAAGAAAACAAGATATTTTAGATTTCGAGTTAGAGTACGGAAAAATTTTGCCAGGATCGTTTGTAGCCTTTAGAAGTGATTGGTCAAAACGCTGGCCTAGTCAAGACAAGATAAGAAATTTAGATGACAAAGGCGTGCAACGCACACCTGGCTGGTCAAGAGAAGCCTTGGAATTTTTAATTCATGAAAGACAGGTCAAGGCTGTTGGCCATGAAACTTTGGATACTGACGCAGGTTTGACAGTAGCTAAAAAAGGATTTTTATATGAAGAATATTACCTACTAGAACAAAATATTTACCAAGTAGAAGTATTAAATAATTTGGACAAGTTGCCAGCAGTGGGTGCCTTAATATCTATTGCATATCCTAACTGGAAAGAAGCAACAGGTTCACCCGTCAGAGTAATAGCAATATTACCTGAAGAAGAATAA
- a CDS encoding HAD-IC family P-type ATPase, producing the protein MRFLTNEEVKQAKKNIDVVKPYKTTKEIIFSNVFTFFNGMILVLAFFVATTLRFENLLFVLVIVINTVIGIYQEVKSKNALEKLSLISRAKYKVNRDNKVQEIDIYEIVLGEYLNLNLGDQIPCDGVLIAGEIEVDESLLTGESDNIYKKVNDKLLSGSNIVSGSGLMKVTAVGEDSYINKLAQDSKKFKKYPSKLRDYLNTILKYISFLLVPVAIILYLRGKFIGLDYVDIVLNSAGALVGMIPEGLVLLVSVSLAVSAYKLTKKKVLVQELYCTETLARIDVLCFDKTGTITTGNMNVVAIDELAKEKLSSYLAYFDDENATSRALKKYLRLEKKWHVIKKGAFSSRDKFSYIQVKDEGTYFFGAFEFLDIKEKLASNFEEYKNNGYRILTLAFSKDFIDKPKDTELIGNVVLSDEIKENTKQTFDYFNSQGVDIKIISGDNHKAVLGVAKKAGFNKNALAVDMTKVSDEDFESVVLNNQIFGRVSPNQKEKMVEILQKNGKTVAMSGDGVNDVLALKKADISFGMKEATSAVKSVANIVLLTDDFGVFYNILMEGRRVINNIQKVAALFLTKTFFSISFAILSVIFAMKFPFIPIQFTVISALTIGIPSFFLTFEENKQIVKNNFMKEVLTNASLAGSILVGAVLLVNIFQINSSIAFILALLNGLLMVYRVSLPLNSHKKLLLYLLILGGVLGVCANIFILEKSFVSLTLKDIILLLITFIFVVTLHLLTLKKQVKYDIKK; encoded by the coding sequence TTGAGATTTTTAACGAATGAAGAAGTAAAACAAGCTAAAAAAAATATTGATGTGGTAAAACCCTACAAGACTACCAAAGAAATTATTTTTTCAAATGTCTTTACCTTTTTTAATGGTATGATTTTAGTTTTAGCATTTTTTGTAGCAACAACTTTAAGATTTGAAAATTTACTTTTTGTTCTTGTTATAGTAATTAATACTGTTATAGGAATTTATCAAGAAGTAAAATCGAAAAACGCCTTAGAAAAACTTAGTCTGATAAGCAGGGCAAAGTACAAGGTTAATAGAGATAACAAGGTTCAAGAAATAGATATATACGAAATTGTTTTGGGAGAATATCTAAACTTAAATCTTGGCGACCAAATTCCTTGTGATGGAGTTTTGATTGCTGGAGAAATAGAAGTAGATGAATCTTTACTTACTGGTGAAAGTGATAATATTTATAAAAAAGTTAATGATAAGCTTTTGAGTGGAAGTAATATTGTCAGTGGTAGTGGCTTGATGAAAGTTACGGCAGTAGGAGAGGATAGTTATATTAATAAGTTGGCTCAGGACAGTAAAAAGTTTAAAAAATATCCGTCTAAGTTAAGAGATTACTTGAATACAATTTTGAAATATATTTCTTTTTTATTAGTTCCAGTTGCTATTATACTGTATCTAAGAGGTAAGTTTATTGGTTTAGACTATGTAGATATAGTTTTAAATAGTGCAGGTGCCTTGGTAGGTATGATACCAGAAGGACTAGTTCTTTTAGTTAGTGTTTCCTTGGCTGTGTCTGCCTACAAGCTGACAAAAAAGAAAGTTTTGGTACAAGAATTATATTGTACAGAAACTCTGGCTCGTATAGATGTTTTATGTTTTGACAAAACAGGAACAATCACGACAGGAAATATGAATGTTGTAGCAATAGATGAATTAGCAAAAGAAAAATTATCTAGCTATCTAGCCTATTTTGATGATGAGAATGCAACATCAAGAGCCTTAAAAAAATATCTGAGACTAGAAAAAAAATGGCATGTAATTAAAAAAGGAGCATTTTCTAGTAGGGATAAATTTTCTTACATTCAAGTAAAAGATGAAGGAACATATTTTTTTGGAGCTTTTGAATTTTTGGATATAAAAGAAAAATTAGCAAGTAATTTTGAAGAATATAAAAATAATGGTTATAGAATTTTAACTTTAGCATTTAGTAAAGACTTTATAGATAAGCCTAAAGATACAGAGTTAATTGGCAATGTAGTTTTATCTGATGAAATTAAGGAAAATACAAAACAAACTTTTGATTATTTTAACAGTCAGGGTGTAGACATAAAAATAATTAGCGGCGACAACCACAAGGCAGTTTTGGGTGTTGCCAAAAAAGCTGGTTTTAATAAAAATGCTCTGGCAGTAGATATGACTAAAGTCAGTGATGAAGATTTTGAAAGTGTAGTTTTAAATAATCAAATTTTTGGTAGGGTTAGTCCTAATCAAAAAGAAAAAATGGTTGAGATTTTACAAAAAAATGGTAAGACGGTTGCCATGAGCGGCGATGGTGTTAATGATGTTTTGGCACTAAAAAAAGCTGATATTAGTTTTGGTATGAAAGAAGCGACAAGTGCAGTAAAAAGTGTGGCTAATATAGTTTTACTAACTGATGATTTTGGAGTTTTTTATAATATTCTTATGGAGGGACGTAGGGTAATAAATAACATTCAAAAGGTGGCAGCCCTATTTTTAACAAAAACATTTTTTTCAATTTCTTTTGCCATATTGTCGGTAATATTTGCAATGAAATTTCCTTTTATTCCTATTCAATTTACAGTTATTTCTGCACTAACTATAGGAATACCCTCATTCTTTTTAACCTTTGAAGAAAATAAGCAAATAGTTAAAAATAATTTTATGAAAGAAGTTTTGACTAATGCAAGTTTGGCTGGGAGCATTCTTGTTGGAGCAGTCTTGCTGGTCAATATTTTTCAAATTAATTCAAGTATAGCCTTTATATTAGCCCTACTTAATGGACTACTTATGGTTTACAGGGTAAGTTTACCCCTTAATAGCCATAAAAAATTATTATTATATCTTTTAATTTTAGGTGGGGTCTTGGGTGTTTGTGCCAATATTTTTATTTTAGAAAAATCTTTTGTTAGCCTTACTCTTAAAGATATTATTTTATTACTTATTACATTTATTTTTGTAGTAACTTTGCATTTGCTAACCCTAAAAAAACAAGTTAAGTATGATATAAAAAAATAA
- a CDS encoding flavodoxin family protein, which translates to MYDIRKVKKTLTDYDLYILGCWVDKATVNKNMQKFIAEQKIEKKKVALFMTCGLPNYHYHAKDSIDNYLKYMQEKDNEILTTFICQGKIDPKILIVFKFLTWREPNFIHKIDQPML; encoded by the coding sequence ATTTATGACATTAGAAAAGTTAAAAAAACATTGACTGACTATGATTTATATATTTTGGGTTGCTGGGTCGACAAGGCTACAGTCAATAAAAATATGCAAAAATTTATTGCAGAACAAAAAATTGAGAAGAAAAAAGTTGCCCTCTTTATGACTTGCGGTCTGCCAAATTACCACTATCACGCAAAAGATTCCATAGACAACTATTTAAAATATATGCAAGAAAAAGATAATGAAATTTTAACAACTTTTATCTGTCAAGGAAAAATAGACCCCAAAATATTAATAGTTTTCAAATTTTTAACATGGCGAGAACCGAATTTTATTCATAAGATAGACCAACCTATGCTCTAA
- a CDS encoding ABC transporter permease, whose translation MSKLLTVFNFEFKNYFKRKSTIVVFVIYFVIAFGITFIPAIINGDSFVKKLFSGEDNSNFQRSAYIVKDVAIDKTYLKDAKEYSNRSQLEQDIKDEKIDEAIILSNDNYEYLSKSNSLTLGNTEFNRLFDNFVRQYAYQKNGLDFYKVAEVEKNIPKAKVTAISAKGDEENKFVNVSIIYFLSFALYFMILMFGSVMASNVAREKTNRAMELLVVTVKPTILIVGKVLAFSCIAVTQILLMCVSLLAGLKLNLPNYSEATKILVSNLDYSLIWVWVLFSLTGLVMFMFLFSAFASLVSRIEEVNTVMIFPTMIFIFAFFLNLFTMNDAGNGKFVEILSYIPLTSYFSMVTRYALAEVSMIELFASYAILLATTFLIALICIKVYRNATLRYGKKLSFWKVVRNK comes from the coding sequence ATGAGTAAACTATTAACAGTATTTAATTTTGAATTTAAAAATTATTTCAAGAGAAAATCTACCATAGTAGTATTTGTTATTTATTTTGTTATAGCTTTTGGAATAACTTTTATTCCTGCTATAATTAATGGAGATAGTTTTGTAAAAAAATTATTTTCTGGTGAAGATAATAGTAATTTTCAGCGTAGTGCCTATATTGTAAAAGATGTAGCTATTGATAAAACTTATTTAAAAGACGCAAAGGAATATTCTAACAGAAGTCAGCTTGAACAAGATATTAAAGATGAAAAAATAGATGAAGCTATAATTTTATCTAATGATAATTATGAATATTTATCTAAGTCTAATAGTCTTACTCTTGGCAATACAGAGTTTAATAGGCTCTTTGATAATTTTGTTAGACAGTACGCTTATCAAAAAAATGGTTTAGATTTTTATAAGGTCGCAGAGGTAGAAAAAAATATTCCTAAAGCAAAAGTAACTGCAATTAGTGCAAAAGGTGATGAAGAAAATAAATTTGTTAATGTCAGCATTATTTATTTTTTATCATTTGCTCTGTATTTTATGATACTTATGTTTGGAAGTGTAATGGCTAGTAATGTAGCACGTGAAAAAACTAATCGTGCTATGGAATTATTGGTAGTAACTGTTAAACCGACAATATTAATAGTTGGTAAGGTGCTAGCATTTTCTTGTATAGCTGTAACCCAAATATTATTAATGTGTGTTTCCTTATTAGCTGGTTTGAAATTAAATTTACCAAATTATTCAGAAGCTACGAAAATACTTGTTAGTAACCTAGATTATAGTTTAATTTGGGTATGGGTTTTATTCTCCTTAACAGGTCTAGTTATGTTTATGTTTTTATTCTCAGCATTTGCATCTTTAGTAAGTCGTATCGAGGAAGTTAATACTGTAATGATATTTCCTACTATGATTTTTATCTTTGCTTTCTTTTTAAATCTTTTCACTATGAATGACGCTGGCAATGGAAAATTTGTTGAGATATTATCATACATCCCCCTAACATCTTATTTTTCTATGGTAACCCGCTATGCTTTAGCAGAAGTTAGCATGATTGAGTTGTTTGCATCTTATGCTATACTTTTAGCAACAACATTTTTAATAGCTCTTATTTGTATAAAAGTTTATCGCAATGCAACTTTAAGATACGGTAAAAAACTTAGTTTCTGGAAAGTTGTTCGTAATAAATAA
- a CDS encoding ABC transporter ATP-binding protein → MILEFRNVHKSFGDTQVLKGVNFTAKSGIANGYLGRNGSGKTTSFRLLLDIFRADKGEILLDGKPIDRKKLKIGYLPEERGMYDGVGLVEQLVYFAMLKGMDKKTAKKEAKRWLDFFELEDNKKQLKTLSKGNAQKIQIIQCVIDDPDILVLDEPFSGLDPVNVGKLKEIINDFLARDKLVIFSSHQMPVVENFCEDINILEKGEVILSGNLENIKKDLGNGKMLLSVRELTREQLLEAICSTAIDVECSLEKDMVLLDFKSAEAKKELLIYIGDLGFNIEEFSLFKPSLEQIFVERVGGSDE, encoded by the coding sequence ATGATATTAGAATTTCGTAATGTTCATAAAAGTTTTGGAGATACGCAGGTTTTAAAGGGTGTAAATTTTACAGCTAAGAGCGGTATAGCTAACGGATATTTGGGACGAAATGGTAGTGGTAAGACAACGAGTTTCAGACTTTTGTTAGATATTTTTAGGGCTGATAAGGGAGAAATTTTGTTAGACGGCAAGCCTATAGATAGAAAAAAATTAAAAATTGGTTATTTGCCAGAGGAACGTGGTATGTATGATGGTGTTGGTCTGGTTGAGCAGCTAGTTTATTTTGCCATGCTGAAGGGTATGGATAAAAAGACTGCAAAAAAAGAGGCGAAACGCTGGCTAGATTTTTTTGAATTAGAGGATAATAAAAAACAATTAAAAACTTTGTCTAAGGGTAATGCTCAAAAAATTCAAATTATTCAGTGTGTGATTGACGACCCAGATATTTTAGTTTTAGATGAGCCTTTTAGTGGTCTTGACCCTGTCAATGTCGGAAAGTTAAAAGAAATTATTAATGATTTTTTAGCCCGTGATAAGCTGGTTATTTTTTCTTCTCATCAAATGCCAGTTGTTGAAAATTTCTGTGAAGATATTAATATTTTAGAAAAAGGTGAAGTGATTTTATCTGGAAATCTTGAAAATATAAAAAAAGATTTGGGAAATGGTAAAATGCTACTTAGTGTTAGAGAATTAACTAGAGAGCAACTATTAGAAGCTATCTGTTCTACTGCTATCGATGTTGAGTGTAGTTTAGAAAAAGATATGGTTTTATTGGATTTTAAATCAGCAGAGGCTAAGAAAGAATTGCTAATTTATATAGGTGATTTAGGATTTAATATTGAAGAGTTTAGCTTGTTTAAGCCTAGTTTGGAGCAAATTTTTGTAGAAAGAGTAGGAGGCAGTGATGAGTAA
- the radC gene encoding DNA repair protein RadC, with protein sequence MVNNIKIKDLDCEDRPREKLKKYGASNLSDKELLAILLRTGTQKLNVIELAEKILKDIGGINNLRYATFNELQKHKGIGQVKAINILAGLEFAKRIFTEDISEEVACDNPQVVANYFRHKLSTLKQEVFIAVDLNTKGKILEEREVFKGSLSSSLIHPREIFKNSVRNSAASIICLHNHPSGDASPSREDIKTTYNLIEVGEILGISCLDHIIIAKKGYCSLIKVLNILAKEKISLENLSSEILERILKQYNLVESYT encoded by the coding sequence ATGGTAAATAATATAAAAATTAAAGATTTAGATTGTGAAGATAGACCGAGAGAAAAATTAAAAAAATACGGAGCTAGTAATCTTTCTGATAAAGAATTATTAGCCATATTACTTAGAACAGGTACGCAAAAATTAAACGTTATAGAATTGGCAGAAAAAATATTAAAGGATATTGGTGGCATAAATAATTTACGCTATGCAACCTTTAATGAATTGCAAAAACATAAGGGGATAGGTCAAGTCAAGGCTATAAATATTTTAGCAGGTTTAGAATTTGCCAAGAGAATTTTTACAGAAGACATATCAGAAGAAGTAGCCTGCGACAATCCACAAGTAGTAGCAAATTATTTTCGACATAAACTATCAACTTTAAAACAAGAAGTTTTTATTGCTGTCGACCTTAATACCAAGGGGAAAATTCTTGAAGAACGTGAAGTTTTTAAGGGAAGTTTATCATCTTCTTTGATACACCCAAGAGAAATATTTAAAAATTCTGTAAGAAATAGTGCTGCCAGTATAATTTGCCTACATAATCACCCGTCTGGAGATGCCAGCCCATCCAGAGAAGACATTAAAACCACATATAATTTAATAGAAGTTGGTGAAATATTGGGAATAAGTTGCTTAGACCATATAATTATTGCCAAAAAAGGATATTGCAGCTTGATAAAGGTGCTTAATATCTTAGCCAAAGAAAAAATTTCATTAGAGAATTTAAGCAGTGAAATATTAGAAAGAATATTAAAACAATATAATTTGGTGGAAAGTTATACATAA
- a CDS encoding A24 family peptidase, translated as MIVYFLAILFLLLSSFIKCLVDSKLNKEFFYRRSQCCNCNKKLNFIDLVPVLSYIFLRGKCRYCNYKIPTDVFLYEVFALVISIIYLATVDKVLFLNFFDYFTVMLLIFIAIEDIKKFEIDEKLQVILLVTNIANIFSKNNFSNLKYSILLVIMYHIIYFILKSGIGYGDIKLFSILCLTLNFFDGLYLFLYTFILAGFFSIYLILVKKIDRKTKIPLAPYICLAYIIVLINGEVLLW; from the coding sequence ATGATAGTTTATTTTTTAGCAATATTATTTTTACTATTATCAAGTTTTATAAAATGTCTTGTCGATAGCAAGTTAAATAAAGAATTTTTTTATCGCAGAAGCCAGTGCTGTAACTGTAATAAAAAATTAAATTTTATCGACCTAGTACCAGTACTTAGCTACATATTTTTAAGGGGAAAATGCAGATATTGCAACTATAAAATACCAACAGATGTATTTCTTTATGAAGTATTTGCCCTTGTTATTTCAATAATATATCTGGCGACAGTAGACAAAGTTTTGTTCTTAAATTTTTTTGATTATTTTACAGTAATGTTATTAATTTTTATTGCAATAGAAGATATAAAAAAATTTGAAATAGATGAAAAATTACAAGTTATTTTATTAGTTACTAACATAGCTAATATATTTTCAAAAAATAATTTTAGTAATTTGAAATATAGTATCTTGCTAGTAATAATGTATCATATAATTTATTTTATTTTAAAAAGTGGTATAGGTTATGGAGATATTAAATTATTTTCTATTTTGTGCCTCACTTTGAATTTTTTTGACGGGCTGTATCTATTTTTATATACATTTATTTTAGCTGGCTTTTTTAGTATATACTTAATCCTTGTCAAAAAGATTGATAGAAAAACAAAAATCCCCTTAGCACCCTATATATGTCTAGCCTATATTATAGTTTTAATAAATGGAGAAGTTTTGTTATGGTAA
- a CDS encoding Fur family transcriptional regulator: MTIYKDIIKTLQESTYKLTPQREVIVKVLVENSKEHLSAEELYFILKEVNPDIGLATVYRTLDIFYDLNILEKITFGNGIAKYHLRQKVTPGMHHHLICTCCHGVQTVQNPIFNKLIAYVDKEYGFATQDNTIAIYGTCSKCREEQGS, encoded by the coding sequence ATGACTATCTATAAAGATATAATAAAGACTTTACAAGAATCAACCTATAAACTAACACCACAAAGAGAAGTTATAGTAAAAGTTCTTGTAGAAAATAGCAAAGAACATCTTAGTGCTGAAGAATTATATTTTATCTTAAAAGAAGTTAATCCAGATATCGGTTTAGCAACAGTATATAGAACTTTAGATATATTTTACGACTTAAATATCTTAGAAAAAATAACATTCGGCAATGGTATTGCAAAATATCATCTTCGCCAAAAAGTAACACCAGGTATGCACCACCATTTAATTTGTACTTGTTGCCATGGCGTTCAAACAGTTCAAAATCCTATATTCAATAAACTCATAGCCTATGTAGACAAAGAATATGGTTTTGCAACTCAAGACAACACCATAGCAATTTACGGAACTTGTAGTAAGTGTAGAGAAGAACAAGGTAGCTAG
- a CDS encoding NUDIX domain-containing protein, with protein sequence MTNLEEKTINKTTIYNGKVLNVEVHDVKLPDGSLSKREILRHNGAVAILAVTDKEEVLMVEQYRKAAEIVTLEIPAGKVDLGEDRLETALRELKEETGYQVAKEEIKKICDTHVAVGYSSELITIYFVDNLTDDKLGNLALDEDEFLNVKKYKLDEIFTLLDNNTITDSKTIIALQWLKNIRGCVK encoded by the coding sequence ATGACTAATTTAGAAGAAAAAACAATAAATAAAACAACTATTTATAATGGAAAAGTATTAAATGTTGAAGTCCACGATGTCAAATTGCCAGATGGAAGTCTATCTAAGAGGGAAATTTTACGCCATAACGGAGCAGTTGCAATTCTCGCTGTTACCGACAAAGAAGAAGTTCTTATGGTAGAGCAATATAGAAAGGCTGCTGAAATAGTTACCTTAGAAATACCAGCTGGCAAGGTAGACCTAGGAGAAGATAGATTAGAAACTGCCTTGCGTGAACTAAAAGAAGAAACTGGTTATCAAGTAGCCAAAGAAGAAATAAAAAAAATATGTGATACACATGTTGCTGTTGGTTATAGTTCAGAACTAATTACAATTTATTTTGTAGACAACCTAACAGATGATAAATTGGGCAATCTTGCCCTAGATGAAGATGAATTTTTAAATGTAAAAAAATATAAACTAGATGAAATTTTTACTTTATTAGATAATAATACCATTACTGACAGTAAAACAATCATAGCTTTACAATGGTTAAAAAATATAAGGGGTTGTGTTAAATGA
- the rnz gene encoding ribonuclease Z, whose amino-acid sequence MKIHFLGTGAGVPSKYRNTQSMVFNFMQELKECWLIDCGEASQHKIMDTSIKPSKIKKIFISHLHGDHIFGLIGFLSSRSFLLNNDKSDLTIFGPKGIEDFVNFNMKISNSKLNYNITFIEYQNEERIYQDDRVQVEIFPLVHTVQSYGFKIKFKNQKGSLKVDKLKECGIMPGSIYKTIKENEEFEFNNQIYKSADFLEEDKKGKTITLIPDTVYFPELINFIQGSDIIISECTYLKAEELDLAKKHKHLNIINIYNFLNYIEFDKIYLTHISSRYDKKDIINIQESLKEKQIFIANDLDEYDL is encoded by the coding sequence TTTTAGGAACGGGAGCAGGTGTTCCGTCTAAATATCGTAATACACAGAGTATGGTTTTTAACTTTATGCAGGAACTTAAAGAATGTTGGCTGATAGATTGTGGCGAAGCAAGCCAGCATAAAATAATGGACACAAGCATAAAACCATCAAAAATAAAAAAAATATTTATCAGTCATCTACATGGCGACCACATATTTGGCTTGATAGGTTTCCTATCTTCTCGTAGTTTTTTATTAAATAATGACAAGAGCGATTTAACTATTTTTGGTCCCAAAGGAATAGAAGATTTTGTCAATTTTAATATGAAGATAAGTAATTCAAAATTAAATTACAATATTACCTTTATTGAATACCAAAATGAAGAACGTATCTATCAAGATGACAGAGTTCAAGTAGAAATTTTTCCTCTTGTTCATACCGTTCAAAGTTACGGTTTCAAAATAAAATTTAAAAATCAAAAGGGAAGTTTAAAAGTAGATAAATTAAAAGAATGTGGTATAATGCCAGGTAGCATTTATAAAACTATAAAAGAAAATGAAGAATTTGAATTTAATAATCAAATATACAAGTCAGCAGATTTTTTAGAAGAGGACAAAAAAGGAAAAACAATTACACTTATTCCTGATACGGTATATTTTCCAGAACTAATAAACTTTATACAGGGAAGTGATATAATAATTTCTGAGTGTACATATTTGAAAGCAGAAGAATTAGATTTAGCAAAAAAACATAAGCACTTAAATATTATTAATATATATAACTTTTTAAATTATATAGAATTTGATAAAATATATTTGACACATATCAGCTCACGCTATGACAAAAAAGATATAATAAATATTCAAGAAAGTCTAAAAGAAAAACAAATATTCATCGCTAATGATTTAGACGAATACGACTTATAA